GAAGAAACATGAGGCGCTCTCACGACGGATTAAGCTCTAACTCTCCATGGACTTGTTCTAAGACGGGAGAAATGCACCAACCTCACCGTGCTTATCAAGGCGATGATGGAGCTTTTTATTACAAAGGCAAAGCCATTTCTGCTGCAAAAACTAAAGACGAGGCCTAACCTTTACCGCTCCTTTTAAAGGTTATAAAATCATTTCTTATGACTTTATTTAAAGCTTACATTAAAGGGACAGGATCTTTTTTCCCTGAAAAAAAATTAACTAATCAAGATTTAGAAAAACTAGTAGACACTAATGACCAGTGGATACAAGAGCGAACGGGAATTTCTTCTCGTAGTATCGCTTCTGATAACGAAACCACTAGTGACCTTGCTTACAAAGCGGCTTTAAAAGCCATTGCTGCAGCAAACATAGATAAAAACGAAATTGATTGTATTTTACTAGCCACTGCTACTCCCGATTACCCTATGCCTAATACCTCTTGCTTAGTGCAACATAAATTAGAAATTCCCCACTGCCCTGCTTTAGACATGTCGGCGGCTTGCTCGGGTTTTATTTATGCCCTATCGGTTGCGAACCAATTTATTCAAACCGGTACTTACAAAAATATTTTAGTAGTGGGAGCAGAAATATTACATAATTTTGTTAACTACACAGACCGAAACACTTGCATTTTATTTGGTGACGGTGCTGGAGCCTGTATTCTTAGTAGAAATGAAACAAAAGACGATAGTGGGATTGTTTCTCATCACCTTAGTGCCGATGGGTCACAAAGTCACTTACTAGAGGTTCCCGCAGGTGGGTCGGCCAAGGTTATTACCGCAGAGGTGTTAGAAAAAAAAGACCACTGTGTAGTTATGAAAGGCAAAGAACTGTTTAAAGAAGCAGTTACTAGTATGAGCCGCCGTTGTATGGAAGCTTTAGAAAAAAATCAATTAACTGCACAAGATATAGATTGGGTAATACCTCATCAAGCCAACACTCGCATTATTAATGCTGTGGCCAAGCAACTAAATGTTCCTTTAAATAAAGTGGTTAATGAAATTAAAGACATGGGAAACACATCGGCTGCCACCGTTCCCATGGCTTTAGATATTGCTGTTAAAGATGGTCGTATAAAAAAAGGACATTGGGTTTTACTAGTGGCTTTTGGGTCGGGGCTAACCAGCGGCAGTGTGTTATTAAAATATTAAATTATTTAATAATCTAAAGGACAATAATGAAAGCAGTACTGTTTCCTGGACAAGGTAGTCAACATCTTGGCATGGGAGAATTTTTATATAAAAATTTTAAAAGTACAAAAATATTGTTTGAAGAAGCTAGTGACCTTTTACATAAAGATTTTAAAAAACTATGCTTTTCCTCTGACGAAGACACTTTAAAAATTACGACCAATACGCAACCCTGCCTTTTATTAGTTTCTTTTTCTAGCTTTAGTGTACTAAAAAATATATTGGGTTTAGAGTTTTCTTATCTTGCAGGACACTCGGTGGGAGAGTATGCAGCCCTTGCTG
The window above is part of the Pseudobdellovibrionaceae bacterium genome. Proteins encoded here:
- the rpmF gene encoding 50S ribosomal protein L32, with product MPQPKKKTSKSRRNMRRSHDGLSSNSPWTCSKTGEMHQPHRAYQGDDGAFYYKGKAISAAKTKDEA
- a CDS encoding ketoacyl-ACP synthase III, whose amino-acid sequence is MTLFKAYIKGTGSFFPEKKLTNQDLEKLVDTNDQWIQERTGISSRSIASDNETTSDLAYKAALKAIAAANIDKNEIDCILLATATPDYPMPNTSCLVQHKLEIPHCPALDMSAACSGFIYALSVANQFIQTGTYKNILVVGAEILHNFVNYTDRNTCILFGDGAGACILSRNETKDDSGIVSHHLSADGSQSHLLEVPAGGSAKVITAEVLEKKDHCVVMKGKELFKEAVTSMSRRCMEALEKNQLTAQDIDWVIPHQANTRIINAVAKQLNVPLNKVVNEIKDMGNTSAATVPMALDIAVKDGRIKKGHWVLLVAFGSGLTSGSVLLKY